In Finegoldia magna ATCC 53516, a genomic segment contains:
- a CDS encoding MATE family efflux transporter, which translates to MKQDMKEQLLTKRPIDLLFQLSIPAVIGMIVIGLYPLMDGIFAGKIIGQTAMTACGVAMPLTFFNSGVSTLLGVGSASVLSRAIGKGDQKTVDKIMGNLIYWVIFFSVIITVGGILLAPHFLDMVGATGEIKAYGIRYLRVIFIGSLFVNFTQSANMVMRGEGLMKKAMTIMGLGALLNIILDPILMTVMGEYAIEGAALATITAQFVQAVATLHYFLKKSKVVKIHKIKSDAEIKKEMFSVGSSAMMMQLLFMIQQTMLYKMAFKYGGDTNGILMAASLRVYAFSFIPLWGMSQGLQPVVGTNFGAKQYDRVRQAMKVFSIGGLVLAAIFWIPSLLLSSQILSLFGVEANIIAQGVGNFRLFYSVFILYGVMVMTVTFFQSIGNGKKAGIIVMLRQLFLFVPAMILLPMIFGVKAVWFTQPLVDFIMIVVGVFMMIAELNKMGKEKVQA; encoded by the coding sequence ATGAAACAAGATATGAAAGAACAATTATTAACAAAAAGACCGATAGATTTACTCTTTCAGTTATCTATTCCGGCAGTTATCGGAATGATTGTTATCGGTCTGTATCCGTTAATGGACGGAATATTTGCAGGGAAAATTATAGGACAGACAGCAATGACTGCCTGTGGTGTCGCAATGCCACTTACCTTTTTCAACAGCGGTGTTTCAACTTTACTTGGTGTAGGTTCTGCATCTGTACTTTCAAGAGCAATCGGTAAAGGGGATCAAAAAACTGTAGATAAAATTATGGGTAACCTAATCTATTGGGTGATTTTCTTCTCTGTAATTATTACAGTTGGAGGAATACTTCTTGCTCCGCATTTTTTAGATATGGTCGGTGCAACGGGTGAAATCAAAGCCTATGGTATTAGATACCTTAGAGTAATTTTTATAGGTTCTCTATTTGTAAACTTCACACAGTCCGCAAACATGGTTATGCGTGGCGAAGGACTGATGAAAAAAGCTATGACGATTATGGGACTTGGAGCATTACTGAATATCATTCTTGATCCGATTTTAATGACAGTTATGGGTGAATATGCGATTGAAGGTGCTGCCCTTGCAACCATCACAGCACAATTTGTTCAGGCAGTGGCAACACTACATTATTTCTTGAAAAAGAGTAAAGTTGTTAAAATCCATAAGATAAAGTCTGATGCGGAAATTAAAAAAGAAATGTTTTCTGTCGGTTCATCCGCTATGATGATGCAGCTTTTGTTTATGATTCAACAGACTATGCTCTATAAAATGGCATTTAAGTATGGCGGAGATACCAATGGAATTTTGATGGCGGCATCACTTCGTGTATATGCCTTTTCATTTATTCCTCTTTGGGGAATGAGTCAAGGCTTACAACCTGTTGTTGGAACAAACTTTGGAGCAAAGCAGTATGACAGAGTAAGACAGGCTATGAAGGTCTTTTCTATTGGCGGTTTAGTTCTTGCAGCAATCTTTTGGATTCCGTCTTTATTGCTTTCAAGTCAAATACTATCTTTATTCGGTGTAGAAGCAAACATCATTGCACAGGGTGTTGGAAACTTTAGATTGTTCTATTCCGTATTTATTTTGTATGGAGTAATGGTTATGACTGTTACTTTCTTCCAATCAATCGGAAACGGAAAGAAAGCTGGGATAATCGTAATGCTTAGACAACTGTTTTTGTTTGTTCCTGCCATGATTTTATTGCCAATGATATTTGGAGTAAAAGCTGTTTGGTTTACACAGCCACTTGTTGATTTCATTATGATTGTTGTTGGCGTTTTCATGATGATTGCGGAACTGAATAAAATGGGGAAAGAAAAAGTTCAAGCGTAA
- a CDS encoding ABC transporter ATP-binding protein — translation MFKLISRILNLSGKYKNRIKGAFVFAFVESILSKMPIFIAFTVLIGFYEKTNTSKTFLYVGIGLVLVVLLQAVVHFLSDKLQSAAGFLIFADKRMELGNHLRKLPMGYFTSGNLGKINSVLSSDMAFIEEVSMSTIANMMSYVLSTVVLTIFMFVLDYRIGLVSVCVTLIATLLASRMNKMSLSEAVIRQEQGEKLTDAVLSFAEGISVIKSYNLLGDNSKALTDSFASSRDTSIKFEKKMTPWTSGLNIIYGIGITFILALALYLHLQGMLKLPYVLGLILFVFDLFSPLKTLYGEASRLTVMNAALDRIEELLNETELQDTGKKHILKARFGEPEISFNHVKFSYGEKEVLHDMNFEMKKNTMTALVGPSGGGKSTVANLLARFWDVDSGEILIRGVNIKDVSLSELMSEISMVFQRVYLFQDTIFNNIAMGKENATKEEVIEAAKKARCYDFIMALPDGFDTMIGEGGATLSGGEKQRISIARCILKDAPIVILDEATASVDVDNESYIQEAISELVKNKTLLVIAHRLNTIRDADSIIVIKEGNIAEQGTHNELIALNGIYKNMVELQEKNKGLKII, via the coding sequence ATGTTTAAGCTAATATCAAGAATTTTAAACTTGTCAGGAAAGTATAAAAATAGAATTAAAGGGGCATTTGTTTTTGCCTTCGTTGAATCCATATTAAGTAAAATGCCTATATTTATTGCATTTACCGTTTTGATAGGATTTTATGAAAAAACGAATACCTCCAAAACTTTTCTATATGTAGGAATAGGACTTGTTTTAGTGGTTTTATTACAAGCGGTGGTTCATTTCTTAAGCGATAAATTGCAAAGTGCAGCCGGCTTTCTGATTTTTGCAGACAAAAGGATGGAGCTTGGAAATCACCTTAGAAAACTTCCTATGGGATATTTCACATCAGGAAATTTAGGAAAAATCAATTCTGTTTTAAGTTCAGATATGGCATTCATTGAGGAAGTATCCATGAGTACCATAGCTAATATGATGAGTTATGTGCTTTCAACCGTTGTGCTTACTATATTCATGTTTGTTTTGGATTATAGAATAGGTCTTGTGTCTGTGTGTGTAACTCTAATAGCAACATTACTTGCAAGCAGAATGAATAAAATGTCTTTATCTGAAGCTGTTATCAGGCAAGAGCAAGGAGAGAAGCTAACAGATGCAGTTTTGTCATTTGCAGAAGGAATTAGTGTAATCAAAAGCTATAACCTTTTAGGAGACAATTCAAAGGCTCTTACAGACAGCTTTGCTTCATCAAGAGACACTTCTATAAAGTTTGAAAAGAAGATGACACCTTGGACAAGCGGATTGAACATCATTTATGGTATCGGAATTACATTTATTTTGGCACTTGCTTTGTATCTTCATTTACAAGGAATGTTGAAACTTCCTTATGTGTTAGGACTGATACTATTTGTATTTGACTTATTTAGTCCATTAAAAACTCTTTATGGAGAAGCAAGTAGGCTAACAGTTATGAATGCTGCTTTAGATCGTATTGAAGAATTATTAAACGAGACAGAACTACAGGATACAGGTAAAAAACATATCTTAAAGGCTAGGTTTGGTGAGCCGGAAATTAGTTTTAATCATGTGAAATTTTCTTATGGAGAAAAAGAGGTTTTGCATGATATGAATTTTGAAATGAAAAAGAATACAATGACAGCTTTAGTTGGACCATCTGGTGGAGGAAAATCTACAGTAGCCAACCTTTTAGCGAGATTTTGGGATGTAGACTCCGGTGAAATTTTGATTAGAGGAGTGAATATAAAGGATGTTTCACTATCTGAATTGATGTCGGAAATTAGTATGGTTTTCCAAAGAGTGTATTTATTCCAAGATACGATTTTTAATAATATTGCCATGGGGAAAGAAAATGCGACGAAAGAAGAAGTTATAGAAGCCGCAAAAAAAGCAAGATGCTATGACTTCATTATGGCACTTCCTGATGGATTTGACACAATGATTGGAGAAGGAGGAGCAACTCTATCCGGTGGTGAAAAGCAAAGAATTTCTATTGCTCGCTGCATATTAAAAGATGCTCCTATTGTAATTCTTGACGAGGCAACAGCAAGTGTTGATGTGGACAATGAAAGCTATATACAGGAAGCAATCAGTGAATTGGTAAAGAATAAAACATTATTAGTTATCGCCCATAGATTAAATACTATTAGAGATGCCGATAGTATTATTGTAATCAAGGAAGGGAATATTGCAGAACAAGGAACCCATAATGAGCTAATTGCTTTAAATGGGATTTATAAAAATATGGTAGAGCTCCAAGAAAAAAATAAAGGACTAAAAATTATATAA
- a CDS encoding ABC transporter ATP-binding protein, with product MLNKVFEYAGSHKKTIHLASFIMLLSVIMGVVPFLFAYQIINPLILGQNLEFTRLVILLAGILICLVLQALLGGLALNMSHKAAYNTLFGLRTSLQKKMENLPLGAIEEKGTGAIKKMYVDDIGSLEVLLAHSLPEGIANLIVPVMVYIAMFFVDWRLALMSLASIPLSIVAMMIMYSAGMKKMGPYYMASEKMNNTIIEYVNGMEVVKVFNKQTESYQRFSKDVGDYRDYALAWYKTAWPWMALYSALLPCTIILTLPLGGYFAYMGYVSLSDLILVLCLSLSIGLPLLKALGFLPTMPQLNYKISALEDALNIEPLKQGENRFKGIDHTISYDNVTFGYQLSKMGENGQPETYIKNVIHNVSFTAKVGEKTAIVGESGSGKSTLAKLLIHYYDVLEGSISIGGQNLQDMSLKALNKEISYVSQDQYLFNTSLLENIRIGNLSATDEEVIEAAKKAQCMEFLDKLPNGIYSLAGEAGKMLSGGERQRISLARAILKNAPIVVLDEATAYADPENEEKMEAAIAELVKGKTLIVIAHKLPAIVDADQILVMNHGRLVANGKHKDLLESSAEYRKLWNATIFSKEWKIDRKAGEMNV from the coding sequence ATGTTAAATAAGGTTTTTGAGTATGCTGGTTCGCATAAGAAAACAATACATTTAGCGAGTTTTATTATGCTATTAAGTGTCATTATGGGAGTTGTGCCATTTCTATTTGCTTATCAGATTATAAATCCCTTGATTTTAGGACAAAATTTGGAGTTCACAAGGTTAGTTATTTTGCTTGCCGGTATTTTGATATGTTTGGTTTTGCAAGCATTATTAGGTGGTTTGGCTCTTAATATGTCTCATAAGGCAGCATATAACACATTATTTGGACTTAGAACATCTCTACAAAAAAAGATGGAGAATCTTCCCTTAGGAGCTATTGAAGAAAAGGGAACAGGTGCTATTAAAAAGATGTATGTAGATGATATTGGTAGTTTGGAAGTTCTTTTGGCACACTCATTGCCTGAAGGAATTGCCAATTTAATTGTGCCTGTAATGGTATATATTGCAATGTTTTTCGTTGACTGGAGACTGGCACTTATGTCTTTGGCATCCATTCCACTAAGCATTGTCGCTATGATGATTATGTATTCCGCAGGAATGAAAAAAATGGGACCATATTATATGGCGAGTGAAAAAATGAATAATACCATTATTGAATATGTGAATGGTATGGAAGTAGTAAAAGTGTTTAACAAGCAAACGGAATCATATCAAAGATTTTCTAAAGATGTTGGAGATTATAGAGATTATGCACTCGCTTGGTATAAGACTGCATGGCCATGGATGGCATTGTATAGTGCCTTGCTCCCATGCACGATTATATTAACATTGCCGCTTGGCGGTTACTTTGCTTACATGGGCTATGTTAGTCTTTCTGATTTGATATTGGTATTATGCCTATCTTTGAGTATTGGCTTACCACTCTTAAAGGCTTTGGGATTTTTACCAACAATGCCACAGCTTAATTATAAAATATCTGCATTGGAAGATGCTTTAAATATAGAACCATTAAAACAAGGTGAAAACAGGTTTAAAGGTATAGATCATACTATTTCCTATGACAATGTTACATTTGGTTATCAACTAAGCAAGATGGGAGAGAATGGACAACCTGAAACATACATTAAAAATGTGATTCATAATGTGAGCTTTACAGCAAAAGTTGGAGAAAAGACAGCCATTGTTGGAGAATCAGGCTCAGGTAAAAGCACTTTAGCGAAACTCTTAATTCATTACTATGATGTTTTAGAGGGAAGCATTAGCATTGGAGGACAAAATTTACAGGATATGAGTCTTAAGGCACTGAATAAAGAGATTTCTTATGTATCTCAAGACCAATATTTATTTAATACTTCACTCTTAGAAAATATTCGTATCGGAAATTTGTCAGCTACCGATGAAGAAGTGATAGAAGCTGCAAAGAAAGCTCAGTGTATGGAATTTTTAGATAAGCTCCCAAATGGTATTTACTCTTTGGCTGGCGAGGCAGGAAAGATGTTATCAGGTGGAGAGAGACAAAGAATATCCCTTGCAAGAGCTATCTTAAAAAATGCACCGATTGTTGTACTTGATGAGGCAACAGCCTATGCAGATCCTGAAAATGAAGAAAAGATGGAAGCTGCGATTGCTGAACTTGTAAAAGGTAAAACATTGATTGTAATTGCTCATAAACTTCCGGCAATTGTAGATGCAGACCAAATATTGGTAATGAATCATGGTCGTTTAGTTGCAAATGGAAAACATAAGGACTTGTTAGAATCATCAGCAGAGTATCGTAAATTATGGAATGCGACAATATTTAGTAAGGAATGGAAAATTGATAGAAAGGCAGGTGAAATGAATGTTTAA
- a CDS encoding ABC transporter ATP-binding protein yields the protein MENMLEANIRKFSYGEDLVLKDLKLSVKKGEIVVLTGLSGCGKTTFLRLLNGLIPYFYEGNLEGNVELLGKEISSYQKGELAKYIGNVFQNPKDQFFCDVVEDEVALVGENLGLDGNLLKEKVDKALNLLEIGHIRKKSIFELSGGERQKVAIAGTLIYDTDIIFFDEPSSSLDYDSIRKFENILVKLKAIGKTIVIAEHRLYYLKNIFDRLVYMKDGTVENIFKKGELDNRKCKELELRTLNEKELVSEKEPLKTRSYIKVDNANIHQGKRTLIKDLTFDIKEKEIMGIIGSNGIGKTTLANSLCGLSEKRLDVNYGKNKKERLKNSYLVLQDVDAQIFLDTVENELIFCKEKNTESDLEEIRDYLKKTKLWHKKVSHPQKLSGGQKQRLAIITSFLSNRKLIVLDEPTSGLDYRSMSIISDLITEKSEEVPFIIITHDLELLFKTCHSVLMIGSENYKKISVKGNEQVIMDFMDNKKSLIKEENDVK from the coding sequence ATGGAAAATATGTTAGAAGCAAATATACGCAAATTTTCATACGGAGAGGACTTAGTACTAAAAGACTTAAAACTGTCTGTAAAAAAAGGAGAGATAGTTGTATTAACAGGTCTTTCAGGATGTGGGAAAACAACATTTTTAAGACTTCTAAATGGACTCATTCCATATTTTTACGAAGGAAATTTAGAAGGTAATGTTGAGCTTTTGGGAAAAGAAATTTCTTCGTATCAGAAAGGTGAACTTGCAAAATATATAGGAAATGTATTTCAAAATCCCAAGGATCAGTTCTTTTGCGATGTGGTTGAAGATGAAGTTGCTTTGGTAGGAGAAAATCTTGGGTTAGATGGGAACTTATTAAAAGAAAAGGTAGATAAAGCATTAAATTTACTGGAGATAGGTCATATAAGAAAAAAATCTATCTTTGAATTGTCTGGTGGAGAAAGACAAAAGGTGGCGATAGCAGGAACACTTATTTATGATACAGACATTATCTTTTTCGATGAACCTTCAAGTAGCCTTGATTATGACAGTATAAGGAAATTTGAAAACATACTTGTTAAGTTAAAAGCGATTGGCAAGACAATTGTAATAGCTGAACATAGATTGTATTACCTTAAAAATATTTTTGATCGTCTTGTCTATATGAAAGATGGAACGGTAGAAAATATTTTTAAAAAAGGTGAACTCGATAACCGGAAGTGTAAAGAACTGGAATTAAGAACATTAAATGAAAAAGAACTTGTGTCGGAAAAAGAGCCATTAAAAACCAGAAGCTATATAAAAGTCGACAATGCAAATATTCACCAAGGAAAAAGAACTTTGATAAAAGATTTGACTTTTGACATTAAAGAAAAAGAAATCATGGGAATTATTGGTTCTAATGGAATTGGGAAAACAACATTAGCAAATTCTTTGTGTGGGCTTTCAGAAAAAAGATTAGATGTGAATTATGGAAAGAACAAGAAGGAACGATTGAAAAATTCTTATTTAGTTTTGCAAGATGTTGATGCTCAGATTTTTTTAGACACTGTGGAAAATGAGCTGATATTTTGTAAAGAAAAGAATACGGAAAGTGATTTAGAAGAAATACGAGATTACTTAAAGAAAACAAAGTTGTGGCATAAGAAAGTAAGCCACCCACAAAAATTGTCTGGTGGTCAAAAACAAAGACTTGCGATTATTACTTCGTTTTTATCCAATCGAAAATTGATAGTTTTAGATGAACCGACCTCTGGACTTGATTATAGAAGTATGAGTATTATATCTGATTTAATTACAGAAAAATCAGAGGAAGTTCCATTTATCATTATTACGCATGACTTGGAACTACTATTCAAAACTTGCCATTCTGTTTTAATGATTGGCAGTGAAAATTATAAAAAAATATCTGTAAAAGGAAATGAACAAGTGATTATGGATTTTATGGATAATAAAAAATCTTTGATTAAGGAGGAGAATGATGTTAAATAA
- a CDS encoding energy-coupling factor transporter transmembrane component T family protein — MFCKGEKNYIEGYQLLDKINPLTIVGLILLFSVILTVGEQSQYLFSLIFVLGLLFLFSIRKAFRTICSLLIVWGLIYLLKPHLGNVLVGSIYTMLLIVLKFAPLFILGKVLSSYSSSHLIAAFRKIGIDGGIGIGITLFFRFIPEISIRMKEINNGMKIRGFKASIFKPIKTFELYFVPLMYKCIDISDTLTCSIISKGIEYDGKKTSFHDVKFTFIDIVMLMIGIILVLVSVWKIC; from the coding sequence GTGTTTTGTAAAGGTGAAAAAAACTATATAGAAGGGTACCAACTATTAGATAAAATCAACCCACTTACTATAGTTGGGTTGATTTTACTATTTTCAGTTATTCTAACTGTTGGAGAGCAATCACAATATTTATTTTCCCTTATTTTTGTCTTAGGACTACTATTCTTATTTTCTATAAGAAAGGCATTTAGAACGATATGTTCATTGCTTATAGTATGGGGGCTTATTTATTTGCTGAAACCCCACTTAGGAAATGTTTTGGTTGGTTCTATATATACAATGCTACTTATAGTGTTGAAATTTGCTCCACTTTTCATTTTGGGAAAAGTGCTGTCTTCATATAGTTCTTCGCATCTAATTGCTGCATTTAGAAAAATTGGTATTGATGGTGGAATAGGTATAGGAATCACACTGTTTTTTCGTTTTATTCCGGAAATTTCTATTAGGATGAAGGAAATAAACAATGGCATGAAAATTAGAGGATTTAAAGCAAGTATTTTCAAACCAATTAAAACATTTGAATTATATTTTGTTCCTCTTATGTATAAGTGCATAGATATAAGCGATACCTTAACTTGTTCAATCATATCAAAAGGCATTGAATATGATGGTAAAAAAACAAGTTTTCATGATGTAAAATTTACTTTTATCGATATTGTAATGTTAATGATTGGAATAATTTTGGTTTTGGTGAGTGTATGGAAAATATGTTAG
- a CDS encoding MptD family putative ECF transporter S component codes for MNLKGIVKIAVFSVIGFVLTMGLGFLTASFGMIPSLYLSSALATIIAAPVFVIMCKQVAQRGTAFLYFLLLGVFYALMGMWPVIVVCAIAGILAELVIGKKENYSGNNMKVGLGFGAGMFIYSLHAMYFTFVFGVEGLTKQFPKMFTTDYATFLYNFYTPKNIAICVVIAIVASIIGANFGTYIYNKFFSNRKKKSVL; via the coding sequence ATGAATTTAAAAGGTATTGTAAAAATAGCAGTATTTTCTGTTATTGGATTTGTTCTTACGATGGGATTAGGATTTTTGACAGCTTCTTTTGGAATGATTCCGAGTTTGTATTTATCATCGGCACTTGCAACAATTATTGCCGCACCAGTTTTTGTAATAATGTGTAAACAAGTCGCACAAAGAGGAACAGCATTCTTATATTTCTTATTACTCGGCGTGTTCTATGCTCTTATGGGAATGTGGCCTGTAATAGTAGTTTGTGCAATTGCAGGAATATTAGCAGAGCTTGTGATTGGTAAAAAGGAAAATTACTCAGGCAATAATATGAAAGTAGGACTTGGTTTTGGTGCTGGTATGTTTATATATTCGCTTCATGCGATGTATTTCACATTCGTATTTGGAGTAGAAGGTCTTACAAAACAATTCCCTAAGATGTTTACAACAGACTATGCAACATTTCTTTATAATTTTTACACCCCTAAAAACATTGCAATTTGCGTAGTGATCGCAATCGTTGCATCAATTATTGGTGCTAATTTTGGAACATATATTTACAACAAATTCTTTAGCAACAGGAAGAAAAAAAGTGTTTTGTAA
- a CDS encoding TetR/AcrR family transcriptional regulator, whose product MANGDYEVTHNRILNSGKKIFKEQGFEKANLRAICKEAGVTTGAFYGHFEDKEALFSELVEPIVSQIRKYYAMYEDESFETYKKEVPLGKETIYKILDSKAHGAVKMVLYFFENKDAFELLVFGSYGTKYSNFLDELVEIEDKNHIKILSMIYGEDGVGSVITDMGIHLINHAYYYALSEVAVHSKSREEVELNAKLISKFFNEGWGKIRGL is encoded by the coding sequence GTGGCAAACGGAGATTATGAAGTAACTCATAATAGGATTCTTAATAGCGGTAAGAAAATTTTCAAAGAACAAGGATTTGAAAAGGCAAATTTAAGAGCTATTTGCAAAGAAGCAGGTGTTACTACTGGGGCGTTTTATGGTCATTTTGAGGATAAGGAAGCACTTTTTTCTGAGTTAGTTGAGCCGATTGTAAGCCAAATACGAAAATACTATGCTATGTATGAGGATGAGAGTTTTGAGACATATAAAAAGGAAGTTCCGCTTGGGAAAGAAACCATTTATAAAATTTTAGACTCTAAAGCACATGGTGCTGTTAAGATGGTCTTGTATTTTTTTGAAAATAAAGATGCGTTTGAGTTATTAGTGTTTGGTTCTTATGGAACAAAATACAGTAATTTTTTAGATGAACTCGTGGAAATAGAAGATAAAAATCACATCAAAATATTAAGCATGATTTATGGTGAAGATGGTGTCGGTAGTGTAATAACCGATATGGGAATTCACTTAATTAACCATGCATATTATTATGCTTTATCTGAAGTTGCTGTTCATTCTAAAAGCAGAGAAGAAGTAGAATTAAATGCCAAACTAATTTCAAAATTCTTTAATGAAGGATGGGGCAAAATAAGAGGTTTGTAA
- a CDS encoding recombinase family protein, with protein MNNKVIVIPAKKKKGNSIKESEKKKLRVAAYARVSTDSDEQATSYDTQVDHYTNYIKRNPDWEFAGVFSDEGISGTYTKKRAGFNKMIEEAMEGNIDYIITKSISRFARNTLDCLKYIRKLKENNIPVYFEKENINTMDAKGEVLLTIMASLAQQESQSLSQNVKLGFQYRFQQGQVQVNHNRFLGYTKDEDGKLVIVPEEAKIIKRIYREYLEGASLRDIKEGLEKDKIVNGAGNKKWHVSNLNQILTNEKYMGDALLQKTYTVDFLNKKRVKNDGIAPQYYVENNHEAIIPKEIFMRVGEEMYRRANMVSGKGKRRIYSSKYALSSIVYCSKCGDIYRRIAWNNRGKKYTVWRCCTRVTHGPDACHARTIKEEDLQEAVVEAINKLISESNELKEIIKENIEKAITGDGSSGIEEIDKEMLKVQEELLKVANAKKDYTDLAGRVEELRNEKEKILLDLAEEKNEQSRLKELEEFLDNQELEIESYDEDLVRKLVDKVVVYDEELKIVLKSGVEVNVCV; from the coding sequence ATGAATAACAAGGTCATAGTCATACCAGCGAAAAAGAAAAAAGGAAATTCCATCAAGGAATCAGAAAAGAAGAAACTGAGAGTGGCAGCCTATGCGAGGGTATCAACAGATAGTGATGAGCAAGCAACTTCTTATGACACGCAAGTAGACCATTACACAAATTATATAAAGAGAAATCCAGATTGGGAATTTGCGGGAGTTTTTTCTGATGAAGGAATCAGTGGAACTTACACAAAGAAAAGAGCTGGCTTTAACAAAATGATTGAAGAAGCCATGGAAGGAAATATCGACTATATCATTACAAAGTCCATATCGAGGTTTGCCAGAAATACACTAGACTGCTTAAAGTATATTCGTAAACTAAAAGAAAACAACATCCCAGTCTATTTTGAAAAAGAAAACATCAACACCATGGATGCCAAGGGAGAAGTTCTCCTTACCATTATGGCATCTCTTGCTCAACAGGAAAGTCAGTCTTTATCACAAAATGTAAAGTTAGGCTTTCAATATAGATTTCAACAAGGGCAAGTCCAAGTAAACCATAATAGGTTCTTAGGCTATACAAAAGACGAAGACGGAAAACTTGTCATCGTTCCTGAAGAGGCAAAAATTATAAAAAGGATCTACAGAGAATATTTAGAAGGAGCAAGCCTAAGAGATATAAAAGAAGGGCTTGAAAAAGATAAGATAGTAAATGGAGCAGGAAATAAGAAATGGCATGTGTCAAACCTCAATCAAATATTAACTAATGAGAAATATATGGGGGATGCTCTCTTACAAAAGACTTATACAGTGGATTTTCTAAATAAGAAAAGAGTAAAAAATGATGGAATAGCACCTCAATATTATGTAGAAAATAACCACGAAGCCATTATACCTAAAGAAATCTTCATGCGAGTTGGAGAAGAAATGTACAGACGAGCTAATATGGTAAGTGGCAAAGGGAAAAGAAGAATTTATTCCAGCAAATACGCCCTTTCAAGTATTGTCTATTGCTCTAAATGCGGAGATATTTACAGGAGAATAGCATGGAACAACAGAGGGAAAAAATATACAGTTTGGAGATGTTGTACAAGAGTAACCCATGGGCCAGATGCCTGCCATGCTAGAACTATTAAGGAAGAAGACCTACAAGAAGCAGTCGTAGAAGCCATCAATAAACTTATATCTGAAAGCAATGAATTAAAAGAAATAATAAAAGAGAATATAGAAAAAGCCATCACAGGTGATGGAAGTAGTGGAATAGAAGAAATAGACAAAGAAATGTTGAAAGTGCAAGAAGAACTTTTAAAAGTTGCCAATGCCAAGAAAGACTACACAGACCTTGCAGGCAGAGTGGAAGAATTAAGGAATGAAAAAGAAAAGATACTTCTAGATTTAGCGGAAGAGAAGAATGAACAAAGCAGGCTAAAGGAATTAGAAGAGTTTTTAGATAATCAGGAATTGGAAATAGAAAGCTACGATGAAGACTTGGTAAGGAAACTTGTAGATAAGGTAGTTGTATATGATGAGGAACTAAAGATAGTGCTCAAGTCAGGAGTTGAAGTCAATGTATGTGTATAA
- a CDS encoding recombinase family protein: MSRLCYGYTIRDGRLEVQETEAENIRKIFKNYLAGNALIKSADLAGLKKNSSSVKRMLTNEKYLGNEIYPKIIDRESFEKAGQMLKERAVAMGRVWEKEEEIIKVPCKFRYKEEGVLPLEPFERASHQYNLIEVIDDE, from the coding sequence ATGTCTAGACTATGTTATGGCTATACCATAAGAGATGGAAGATTAGAAGTTCAAGAAACAGAAGCCGAGAATATAAGAAAAATCTTTAAAAATTATCTTGCTGGCAACGCTCTTATAAAGTCGGCAGACCTTGCAGGCTTGAAGAAAAACAGCTCCAGTGTCAAAAGAATGTTGACTAATGAAAAATATTTAGGAAATGAAATCTATCCCAAGATAATAGATAGAGAGAGTTTTGAAAAGGCAGGTCAAATGTTAAAGGAAAGGGCAGTAGCCATGGGACGAGTTTGGGAAAAGGAAGAAGAGATTATTAAAGTTCCTTGTAAGTTTAGATATAAAGAAGAAGGAGTTTTACCACTAGAACCCTTTGAACGAGCAAGCCACCAGTACAATTTAATCGAGGTGATAGATGATGAATAA